One genomic window of Eptesicus fuscus isolate TK198812 chromosome 6, DD_ASM_mEF_20220401, whole genome shotgun sequence includes the following:
- the LOC103300942 gene encoding olfactory receptor 1I1: MEAGNQTVVSEFLLLGLSEKPEYRALLFGLFLSMYLITVFGNLLIILAIVSDSHLHTPMYFFLSNLSLVDAFFSSTTVPKMLANLWSQSRAIPFAGCLVQMYAFHLFGTMDSFLLATMAIDRFVAIVYPLRYLVIMSPRVCGLLVGGPWLITNLQSLVHTCLMAQLTFCAGSEIPHFFCDLLPLLKLSCSNTHTNELVIFAFGILMGISPLSCILLSYTCIFRAVFKIPSARGKWKAFSTCGSHLTVVSLFYGTIFAVYLHPTSLTSSQKDKAAALMCGVVIPMLNPFIYSLRNKDIKAALRKLLSRTTSSQT; this comes from the coding sequence ATGGAAGCAGGAAATCAAACAGTAGTCTCAGAATTCCTCCTCCTGGGACTGTCAGAAAAGCCAGAGTATCGTGCCCTCCTCTTCGGGCTGTTCCTCTCCATGTACCTGATCACTGTCTTTGggaacctgctcatcatcctaGCCATCGTCTcggactcccacctccacacgcccatgtacttcttcctctccaacctgtcccTTGTCGATGCCTTCTTCTCATCTACCACTGTCCCCAAGATGCTGGCAAACCTCTGGTCCCAGAGCCGAGCCATCCCTTTTGCCGGCTGCCTTGTCCAGATGTACGCCTTCCACCTGTTCGGGACCATGGACAGCTTCCTCCTGGCAACGATGGCCATTGATCGGTTTGTGGCCATTGTCTACCCTCTGCGCTACTTGGTCATCATGAGCCCCCGTGTCTGTGGGCTGCTGGTCGGTGGGCCGTGGCTGATCACCAACCTCCAGTCACTCGTGCACACCTGCCTCATGGCTCAGCTGACCTTCTGCGCAGGCTCTGAAATCCCCCACTTCTTCTGTGACCTCCTACCCCTGCTGAAGCTCTCCTGCTCCAACACCCACACCAATGAGCTGGTGATCTTTGCTTTTGGCATTCTCATGGGCATCAGCCCACTCTCGTGCATTCTCCTCTCTTACACCTGCATCTTCCGGGCAGTCTTCAAGATCCCTTCTGCTCGGGGCAAGTGGAAAGCTTTCTCCACTTGTGGCTCCCACCTCACCGTGGTGTCACTGTTCTACGGCACCATCTTCGCCGTGTACTTACATCCCACatctctcacctcctcccagaaggACAAGGCAGCTGCCCTGATGTGCGGGGTGGTCATCCCCATGCTGAACCCATTTATCTACAGTCTAAGGAACAAGGACATAAAGGCAGCCCTGAGGAAGCTCCTCAGCAGAACCACCTCCTCTCAGACCTAG